The proteins below are encoded in one region of Oncorhynchus tshawytscha isolate Ot180627B linkage group LG04, Otsh_v2.0, whole genome shotgun sequence:
- the LOC112237320 gene encoding LOW QUALITY PROTEIN: protein FAM214A (The sequence of the model RefSeq protein was modified relative to this genomic sequence to represent the inferred CDS: deleted 1 base in 1 codon): MTLANMKPERDVVAEEFFEYDAEDFLVFLTLLITEGRTPECSVKGRTEGLHCPPAKSALPPLHRHECSDKLPQCVQARRVRSEVCVLWRNSIPIMVEVMLLPDCCYGDESPPSDPISDPAIKQDALLLERWTLQPVPRQSGDRFIEEKTLLLAVRSYVFFSQLSAWLSASHGIVPRNILYRISAADEECVCQFSQPPAEHLFPVPNVSQSVALRLRVQSLPRQPTYPTLACSIHTGLTLAPLYSKTPSLKPNLSPNLYSKAPSLNPGLNPNPPLYERSHNSKESHNRAALPFSGLPFPSPPSLPLPSKRDPDPTDSHGHSSQNGSDLPWVNKGQTSSPYHLPISPRPSPPPPQEAVLHPAPPPGGKTVRWLYALTSDPSDDITHTTEDYGKAVNGAESSKGRGSEALRAFKTYSLAEPPRCPSPRPSSETNPLIGSLLQERQEVIARIAQRLNFCDPTAPHLPPALFTPDTPTKNPVRSSYLGNTTLSKTKEPEGAPPTEDTPPSFRHAHWRRSGYYQGDAVPEICCLPQTETPRGQRWRDTQRQSQGDTERPGDTERQRALRDRQRERDSSLLSHAVQDITRLIQDRLSVPSLSSTHSRSSSPLHKPHTHSTHTLCTDTHTTHRGGNSHSSGHCNGYTPSHDTHTPSHTPASTDRAGAPPETDGPIRAQNGCSTLEDPQVSTRLQILPQSSPLVIPRPLPQPQSSPLVIPRPLPQPQPQPQSSLLVIPRPLPQPQSQASPLLSPKSPRAKTPKSLHPNRPQEEPRPSSPKDNILRTIQTLTVTQTTTLTQTTAQTLTTKLTHTQTTALIQNHMKPLTQSHNQTQTVSRTPPSRTQGSPRTQPSSLQDENQPPRFQVLQPPGPATTPPGTEPNTVLRSPSPLRPCNSRRKHNRHSLDSTLTKAFHPCTGLPLLSSPVPQRRTQTGYFDLDSSLTSCKGLPWTAGKRVCVKRVEESEEPQPLFSASAPPASLSLLGNFEECVLNYRLEPLGSVEGFMAEVGASGTFCPSHMTFPVDVSFYSISDDNAPSPYMGVINLETLGKRGYRVPPSGTIQVTLFNPNKTVVKMFVVVYDLRAMPAGHQTFLRQRTFSVPVRRDSTHSHKHGSPDNTHTPGSSRKALSLSQERILRYLIHLRFQTSRSGKVYLHRDIRLLFSRKSMEVDSGAAYELKSYTESPADPAFSPRC, encoded by the exons ATGTGGTGGCGGAAGAGTTCTTTGAGTACGATGCTGAGGACTTCCTGGTGTTCCTGACCCTGTTGATCACTGAGGGACGGACCCCAGAATGTTCTGTGAAGGGTCGCACAGAGGGGCTGCACTGCCCCCCTGCAAAGTCcgccctgccgcccctacacagGCACGAGTGCAGCGACAAACTGCCACAG tGTGTGCAGGCGCGGCGTGTGCGctcggaggtgtgtgtgttgtggaggAACAGTATTCCCATCATGGTGGAGGTGATGCTGCTGCCAGACTGTTGCTATGGAGACGAGAGTCCTCCTAGTGACCCCATCAGTGACCCAGCGATCAAACAAGATGCTCTGCTACTGGAGCGATGGACTctgcagcctgtaccacgaca gAGCGGTGATAGGTTTATAGAGGAGAAGACTCTGCTGTTGGCTGTTCGTTCCTACGTCTTCTTCTCCCAGCTCAGTGCCTGGCTCAGTGCTTCTCACGGCATTGTACCCCGAAACATCTTGTATag GATCAGTGCAGCAGATGAAGAGTGTGTCTGTCAGTTCTCCCAGCCCCCAGCGGAGCACCTGTTCCCTGTCCCTAACGTGTCTCAGAGTGTTGCCCTGAGGCTCAGGGTCCAGTCACTCCCCCGTCAGCCCACCTACCCCACCCTGGCCTGTAGCATACACACCGGCCTGACCCTGGCCCCACTCTACAGCAAGACCCCCAGCCTTAAGCCCAACCTCAGCCCTAACCTCTACAGCAAGGCACCTAGCCTTAACCCAGGCCTGAACCCTAACCCGCCTCTGTACGAGAGGAGCCACAACTCTAAAGAGAGCCACAACAGAGCGGCTCTGCCTTTCTCTGGCCTCCCCTTCCCCAGTCCTCCCAGTCTCCCCCTGCCCAGTAAGAGAGACCCGGACCCCACAGACAGCCATGGTCATTCTAGCCAGAATGGATCAGACCTCCCCTGGGTCAATAAGGGGCAGACATCATCCCCCTaccacctccccatctccccacggccctccccccCGCCCCCACAGGAAGCTGTCCTccaccctgcccctccccctgGGGGAAAGACTGTCAGGTGGCTCTATGCCCTCACCTCAGACCCCTCCgatgacatcacacacaccaccgaGGATTATGGGAAGGCCGTCAACGGGGCCGAGAGCTCCAAGGGGCGTGGCTCCGAAGCCCTCCGGGCCTTTAAGACTTATTCTTTAGCAGAGCCCCCGCGGTGCCCCTCCCCCAGACCCTCCTCTGAGACCAATCCTCTGATTGGCTCGCTGCtccaggagagacaggaagtcatcgCCCGCATCGCTCAGCGCCTCAACTTTTGCGACCCGACCGCCCCCCATCTCCCCCCTGCCCTCTTCACCCCAGACACCCCCACTAAGAACCCTGTCCGGAGCAGTTACCTTGGCAACACCACGCTCAGCAAGACCAAAGAGCCAGAGGGAGCTCCGCCTACTGAGGACACCCCACCCTCCTTTCGACACGCCCATTGGCGACGCAGCGGCTATTATCAGGGAGACGCTGTCCCCGAAATCTGTTGCCTGCCGCAGACTGAGACTCCcagaggacagagatggagagacactCAGAGACAGAGTCAGGGAGACACTGAGAGAccgggagacacagagagacagaga gcattgAGAgaccgacagcgagagagagacagtagtctcTTGTCTCATGCTGTTCAGGACATTACCAGACTGATTCAGGACAgactgtctgtcccctctctgtcctcaacaCACAGCCGCAGCAGCAGCCCGCTACACaaaccacatacacacagcacacacacgctgtgcactgacacacacaccacacacagaggcgGCAACAGTCATAGCAGTGGCCACTGCAACGGCTACACACCCAGccatgacacacacactccctcacacacacctgCTAGCACAGACAGAGCTGGTGCTCCTCCAGAGACAGACGGTCCAATCAGAGCCCAGAACGGCTGTTCAACACTTGAAGACCCTCAGGTCAGCACCCGACTCCAAATCCTGCCCCAGTCTTCTCCTCTAGTCATCCCACGGCCTCTACCCCAGCCCCAGTCTTCTCCTCTAGTCATCCCACGGCctctaccccagccccagccccagccccagtcttcTCTTCTAGTCATCCCACGGCCTctaccccagccccagtctcaggcCTCTCCACTACTCAGCCCCAAGAGTCCCAGGGCCAAGACCCCAAAGAGTTTACACCCCAACCGCCCCCAAGAGGAgcccagaccctcctctcctaAAGATAACATCCTGAGAACCATCCAGACCCTGACAGTGACCCAGACCACCACCCTGACCCAGACCACTGCACAAACCTTGACCACCAAGCTCACCCACACCCAGACCACTGCTCTCATCCAGAACCACATGAAACCTCTGACTCAGTCTCACAACCAGACCCAGACAGTCTCTCGAACTCCACCCTCACGGACTCAGGGCAGCCCTCGAACCCAGCCCTCTAGTCTCCAGGATGAGAACCAGCCCCCCAGGTTCCAAGTCCTCCAGCCCCCCGGTCCTGCTACCACACCCCCTGGCACAGAGCCCAACACTGTCCTG CGTTCTCCCTCGCCCCTGAGACCGTGTAACAGTCGGAGGAAACACAACCGTCACTCTCTGGACTCCACCCTCACCAAGGCCTTCCACCCCTGTACCGGCCTGCCCCTGCTCTCCAGCcct gTTCCTCAGAGGAGAACTCAGACTGGTTACTTTGACCTGGACTCTTCTCTGACCAGCTGTAAAGGACTGCCCTGGACCGCAGGGAAGAG agtgtgtgtgaagagagtggaggagtcaGAAGAACCTCAGCCGCTGTTCAGTGCCAGTGCTCCACCTGCCAGCCTCAGTCTACTGGGCAACTTTGAG GAGTGTGTGTTGAACTACCGCCTGGAGCCGTTGGGGTCGGTGGAGGGTTTCATGGCCGAGGTGGGTGCTTCCGGAACCTTCTGCCCCAGTCACATGACCTTCCCCGTTGACGTTTCCTTCTACAGCATCTCTGATGACAACGCACCCTCGCCATACATG GGAGTCATCAACCTGGAGACTCTGGGTAAACGGGGCTACCGTGTCCCTCCATCAGGAACCATTCAAGTG aCCTTATTTAACCCCAATAAGACGGTGGTGAAGATGTTTGTGGTGGTGTATGACCTGAGAGCCATGCCTGCTGGCCACCAGACCTTCCTCCGTCAGAGGACCTTTTCTGTCCCCGTTCGACGGgacagcacacactcacacaaacacggcagcccagacaacacacacacacccggcaGCAGCAGGAAAGCCCTCTCCCTCAGCCAGGAACGCATCCTGCGCTACCTCATTCACCTGAG GTTCCAGACCTCCAGGTCAGGTAAAGTGTACCTCCACAGGGATATCAGACTGCTGTTCAGTAGGAAGTCTATGGAGGTAGACAGTGGAGCGGCCTACGAACTCAAGTCCTACACAGAGTCCCCAGCTGACCCAGCCTTCTCCCCGCgctgctga
- the LOC112237322 gene encoding cAMP-regulated phosphoprotein 19, which translates to MSEEIEGTKTTEETVVNDQNEMDDKVTSPEKVEEAKLKARYPNLGHKPGGSDLLRKRLTKGQKYFDSGDYNMAKAKVKNKQLPAATSEKSGGGEITGDHIPTPQDLPQRKPSLVASKLAG; encoded by the exons ATGTCGGAGGAAATTGAGGGGACAAAGACGACGGAGGAGACGGTGGTGAATGACCAGAAT GAGATGGACGACAAGGTGACCAGTCCAGAGAAGGTTGAGGAGGCCAAGTTGAAGGCTCGCTACCCAAACCTGGGGCACAAACCTGGAGGCTCCGACCTGCTACGCAAACGCCTGACCAAGGGG CAAAAGTATTTTGACTCTGGGGACTACAACATGGCCAAGGCCAAGGTGAAGAACAAGCAGCTTCCTGCAGCTACGTCAGAGAAGAGCGGAGGAGGAGAGATCACAGGAGACCATATCCCCACACCTCAGGACCTGCCTCAGAGGAAACCTTCCCTGGTGGCCAGCAAACTGGCCGGCTGA